A single genomic interval of Nonomuraea rubra harbors:
- a CDS encoding beta-glucosidase family protein, producing the protein MDLDELISRLDLPAKIRLLTGADMWSLPPLPEIGLDRLVMSDGPIGVRGEQWSAADPSIALPSPTALAATWDVELVRRAGRLLAQEARRKGVHVLLAPTLNLHRSPLGGRHFECFSEDAYLTGEIGAAYVEGVQEGGVATTPKHFVANDFETDRFTVDVVVGEQALRELYLRPFERVVRAGAWGVMTAYNSVNGTTMTEHAELVHGVLKGEWGFDGFVVSDWTAVRSTEAAALGGTDVAMPGPYGPWGARLEAAVREGRVPESAVDDRVRRILRLAERVGALHPTGTERAAAPEGIDGVALVRELAARACTLLTNDGVLPLQGTPTLAVLGAAAREARVMGGGSAQVFPDRIVSPLQGLSERTDVRYALGADPRIRLSPLPGPVTAQFLGESGAVLREEPLATGEARWLGQLPPGVDAARLRTVRLRAAYTARESGVHELSVAGVGAFTLTVNGEAVLDESIGLDAGDPAVAFLSPPEKRIGVPMVAGETYELGLAHPPGRFGGTAIVSFTLGHAEPAPGDAGELIAEAVRLARECDVAVVVAGTTPEVESEGFDRADLRLPGRQDELISAVAAANPRTVVVVNAGSPVEMPWLREVAAVLLTWFPGQEAGAALAEVLFGDTEPGGRLPTTWPERLADAPVGAVTPVDGKVFYDEGVFAGYPAWRRAERAPAFWFGHGLGYTTWSYDSIAAEGTTVTVAVTNTGTRPGREVVQVYAGPRRRLAAFDMVEAEPGQTVVTTLFLPERAFQVWEDGWRTVAGEHTVEVGRSSADVRLSATVKI; encoded by the coding sequence GTGGACCTGGATGAACTCATCTCCCGTCTCGACCTGCCCGCCAAGATCCGCCTGCTGACGGGCGCCGACATGTGGTCGCTGCCGCCGCTGCCCGAGATCGGGCTCGACCGGCTCGTGATGAGCGACGGGCCCATCGGCGTACGCGGTGAGCAGTGGAGCGCCGCCGACCCCTCGATCGCCCTGCCCAGCCCGACGGCGCTGGCGGCGACCTGGGACGTGGAGCTGGTCAGGCGGGCCGGCAGGCTCCTGGCGCAGGAGGCGCGGCGCAAGGGGGTGCACGTGCTGCTCGCGCCCACGCTCAACCTGCACCGCTCCCCGCTGGGCGGGCGGCACTTCGAGTGCTTCTCCGAGGACGCGTACCTGACGGGTGAGATCGGCGCGGCGTACGTGGAGGGTGTGCAGGAGGGCGGGGTCGCGACCACGCCCAAGCACTTCGTCGCCAACGACTTCGAGACCGACCGGTTCACCGTGGACGTGGTGGTCGGGGAGCAGGCGCTGCGCGAGCTGTACCTGCGGCCGTTCGAGCGGGTGGTGCGGGCGGGGGCCTGGGGAGTGATGACGGCCTACAACTCGGTGAACGGGACCACCATGACCGAGCACGCCGAGCTGGTGCACGGGGTGCTCAAGGGCGAGTGGGGGTTCGACGGGTTCGTGGTGTCGGACTGGACGGCGGTGCGTTCGACCGAGGCCGCCGCGCTCGGTGGCACCGACGTGGCCATGCCGGGGCCGTACGGGCCGTGGGGCGCCCGGCTGGAGGCGGCGGTGCGGGAGGGGCGCGTGCCGGAATCGGCCGTGGACGACCGCGTCCGCCGCATCCTGCGCCTGGCCGAACGCGTCGGCGCCCTCCACCCCACCGGCACGGAACGCGCCGCCGCTCCTGAGGGCATCGACGGGGTGGCGCTCGTGCGGGAGCTCGCCGCGCGGGCCTGCACCCTGCTCACCAACGACGGCGTCCTGCCCCTCCAGGGCACCCCGACGCTGGCCGTCCTCGGGGCGGCGGCCCGCGAGGCGCGGGTGATGGGCGGCGGCAGCGCCCAGGTCTTCCCCGACCGGATCGTCTCCCCGCTCCAGGGCCTGTCCGAGCGCACCGACGTCCGGTACGCCCTCGGCGCCGACCCCCGCATCCGGCTCTCCCCGCTCCCCGGCCCCGTCACGGCGCAGTTCCTCGGCGAGTCGGGCGCGGTGCTGCGCGAGGAGCCGCTGGCCACCGGCGAGGCGCGCTGGCTCGGCCAGTTGCCGCCCGGCGTGGACGCCGCCAGGCTCAGGACGGTCCGGCTGCGGGCCGCGTACACGGCTCGGGAGAGCGGCGTGCACGAGCTGTCGGTGGCCGGGGTGGGCGCGTTCACGCTGACCGTGAACGGCGAGGCCGTGCTCGACGAGAGCATCGGCCTGGACGCCGGCGACCCGGCCGTCGCGTTCCTGTCGCCGCCCGAGAAGCGGATCGGGGTGCCGATGGTGGCGGGCGAGACGTACGAGCTGGGTCTGGCGCACCCGCCGGGCAGGTTCGGCGGCACGGCGATCGTGTCGTTCACGCTCGGCCACGCGGAGCCGGCGCCCGGCGACGCCGGCGAGCTCATCGCCGAGGCCGTGCGGTTGGCGCGGGAGTGCGACGTGGCGGTGGTGGTGGCAGGGACGACACCGGAGGTGGAGAGCGAGGGGTTCGACCGGGCGGACCTGCGGCTGCCCGGCCGCCAGGACGAGCTGATCAGCGCGGTCGCCGCCGCGAACCCGCGTACGGTCGTCGTGGTGAACGCGGGCTCGCCGGTGGAGATGCCGTGGCTGCGGGAGGTGGCGGCGGTGCTGCTGACCTGGTTCCCCGGGCAGGAGGCGGGGGCGGCGCTGGCCGAGGTGCTGTTCGGGGACACCGAGCCGGGCGGGCGGCTGCCCACGACGTGGCCGGAGCGGCTGGCGGACGCGCCGGTGGGGGCGGTGACGCCGGTGGACGGGAAGGTGTTCTACGACGAGGGCGTGTTCGCCGGATATCCGGCGTGGCGGCGCGCCGAGCGGGCGCCGGCGTTCTGGTTCGGGCACGGCCTGGGGTACACGACCTGGTCGTACGACTCGATCGCGGCCGAGGGCACGACCGTGACCGTGGCGGTCACGAACACCGGCACGCGCCCGGGCCGGGAGGTCGTGCAGGTGTACGCGGGGCCGCGCAGGAGGCTGGCCGCCTTCGACATGGTGGAGGCGGAGCCGGGGCAGACGGTGGTCACGACGCTGTTCCTGCCCGAGCGGGCCTTCCAGGTGTGGGAGGACGGCTGGCGTACGGTCGCGGGCGAGCACACGGTGGAGGTGGGCCGCAGCTCGGCCGACGTCCGGCTGTCGGCTACGGTGAAGATCTAG
- a CDS encoding DUF4191 domain-containing protein, with amino-acid sequence MAKSEDAEKPGRIKQLRMIAQIIKQANPKGMPIVFLSAVGTLAVVVVIGLVTGYVWYSVFIGILAALTVGLVVFGQLAQRAQYSILHGQTGAAAAVLQGMRGNWQVTPAIAVNRDQDIVHLVVGYPGVVLVSEGPGNRVAKMLKAEKQRISRVVLGVEIYDIQCGDGEGQVPLGKLQRHLMKLPRNLKKPSVNEVKDRLRSLPRNMPMPKGPMPKGARMPRGPKMR; translated from the coding sequence ATGGCAAAGTCCGAGGACGCAGAGAAGCCGGGGCGCATCAAGCAGCTCCGCATGATCGCGCAGATCATCAAGCAGGCCAATCCCAAGGGAATGCCGATCGTCTTCCTCTCGGCGGTGGGCACGCTGGCTGTGGTCGTCGTGATCGGTCTGGTCACGGGCTACGTGTGGTATTCGGTGTTCATCGGCATCCTGGCCGCGCTCACCGTCGGCCTCGTGGTGTTCGGCCAGCTCGCCCAGAGGGCGCAGTACTCGATCCTGCACGGCCAGACCGGCGCCGCGGCGGCCGTGCTCCAGGGCATGCGCGGCAACTGGCAGGTCACCCCGGCCATCGCGGTCAACCGCGACCAGGACATCGTGCACCTGGTGGTCGGCTACCCGGGCGTGGTGCTGGTGTCCGAGGGGCCGGGCAACCGGGTGGCGAAGATGCTCAAGGCCGAGAAGCAGCGCATCTCGCGGGTGGTGCTGGGCGTCGAGATCTACGACATCCAGTGCGGTGACGGCGAGGGGCAGGTGCCGCTCGGCAAGCTGCAGCGGCACCTGATGAAGCTGCCGCGCAACCTGAAGAAGCCGTCGGTGAACGAGGTGAAGGACCGCCTGCGCTCGCTGCCGCGCAACATGCCGATGCCGAAGGGCCCGATGCCCAAGGGCGCCCGCATGCCGCGCGGCCCCAAGATGCGCTAG
- a CDS encoding TetR/AcrR family transcriptional regulator, producing MMMAGLRERKKEETRRRISEAALRLFDERGYDAVTVNEVAEAAGVAKVTLFNYFPSKDCLVLDAVREDTAAIVAARPAGQSPLGALRAHYRGMAGLGTGEVDVEPLLTTIRVISASPALLAGVYQTNMAQRYELATALAEAGAGRAATLLAGQVTAAVTTLQEAFFHRLSTGVPLEEAGRLLEEEVELAFDLLERGFSSIEGDES from the coding sequence ATGATGATGGCGGGACTCAGGGAGCGCAAGAAGGAGGAGACCCGGCGGCGGATCTCCGAGGCGGCGCTGCGGCTGTTCGACGAGCGCGGGTACGACGCGGTGACGGTCAACGAGGTCGCCGAGGCGGCCGGGGTCGCCAAGGTCACCCTGTTCAACTACTTCCCGAGCAAGGACTGCCTGGTCCTCGACGCGGTCAGGGAGGACACGGCCGCGATCGTGGCGGCGCGGCCCGCCGGGCAGTCGCCGCTCGGCGCCCTGCGCGCGCACTACCGCGGCATGGCCGGGCTGGGCACCGGCGAGGTGGACGTCGAGCCGCTGCTGACCACGATCCGGGTGATCTCCGCCAGCCCCGCCCTGCTGGCCGGCGTCTACCAGACGAACATGGCCCAGCGCTACGAGCTGGCCACCGCGCTCGCCGAGGCGGGGGCCGGGCGTGCGGCGACGCTCCTGGCCGGGCAGGTCACGGCCGCCGTCACCACGTTGCAGGAGGCGTTCTTCCACCGGCTCTCCACGGGGGTGCCGCTGGAGGAGGCGGGGCGGCTCCTGGAGGAGGAGGTCGAGCTGGCGTTCGACCTCCTGGAACGCGGCTTCTCATCCATCGAGGGAGATGAATCTTGA
- a CDS encoding RDD family protein, with protein MSSNEPRWTQTWLGGVRAAGVDLGFPGQRLGLPEEGSGSIAGWGRRIGALVIDWMICTWVVVQLLLRMNPAESPWAPVLVFALQYLVLVGWMGQTFGHRLMGVRVAAMDGGDPRLLPVVVRTALLALVVPAVIWDRDHRGIHDRASNTMVVRM; from the coding sequence ATGAGCAGCAACGAGCCTCGGTGGACGCAGACCTGGCTGGGCGGGGTCAGGGCCGCCGGCGTCGATCTCGGATTCCCAGGTCAGCGCCTGGGCCTGCCCGAGGAGGGCAGCGGGTCGATCGCCGGCTGGGGGCGCCGGATCGGCGCGCTCGTCATCGACTGGATGATCTGCACCTGGGTGGTCGTGCAGCTGCTGCTCCGGATGAACCCCGCCGAGTCGCCGTGGGCGCCCGTGCTGGTCTTCGCGCTGCAGTACCTGGTGCTGGTCGGGTGGATGGGCCAGACGTTCGGGCACCGGCTGATGGGCGTCAGGGTCGCCGCGATGGACGGGGGCGACCCGCGGCTGCTGCCCGTCGTGGTGCGTACGGCGCTGCTCGCGCTGGTCGTGCCGGCGGTGATCTGGGACCGCGACCACCGCGGGATCCACGACCGCGCGTCCAACACGATGGTCGTGCGCATGTAG
- a CDS encoding class I SAM-dependent methyltransferase: MLSASSRANRGWWDGNADDYQVEHGSFLRDDGFVWGPEGLDEAEARLLGEVRGRRVLEIGCGAAQCARWLAGQGARVAAFDISHRQLRHSQRLDLDTGVRVPVVQADAEVLPFAGGAFDVACSAYGALPFVADPAAVFCEVRRVLRPGGLFVFSVSHPIRWAFPDDPGPRGLTSDRSYFDRGPYEERDERGVLTYVEHHRTMADWVNLLAASGLTITGLLEPEWPEGHERVWGGWSPLRGRHLPGTAIFSCAST, translated from the coding sequence GTGCTGTCTGCTTCGTCGCGGGCCAACCGCGGCTGGTGGGACGGCAACGCCGACGACTACCAGGTCGAGCACGGCTCGTTCCTGCGTGACGACGGGTTCGTGTGGGGCCCCGAGGGCCTCGACGAGGCCGAGGCGCGCCTGCTCGGCGAGGTGCGCGGGCGGCGGGTGCTGGAGATCGGCTGCGGCGCCGCCCAGTGCGCCCGGTGGCTGGCCGGGCAGGGCGCGCGGGTGGCGGCGTTCGACATCTCGCACCGCCAGCTCCGCCACTCCCAGCGCCTCGACCTGGACACGGGGGTGCGGGTCCCGGTGGTGCAGGCCGACGCGGAGGTGCTGCCGTTCGCCGGCGGCGCCTTCGACGTGGCCTGCTCCGCGTACGGGGCGCTGCCGTTCGTGGCCGATCCCGCGGCGGTCTTCTGCGAGGTGCGCAGGGTGCTGCGGCCGGGCGGGCTGTTCGTGTTCTCGGTGAGCCATCCGATCCGGTGGGCCTTCCCCGACGATCCGGGGCCGCGGGGGCTGACGTCCGACCGGTCGTACTTCGACCGCGGGCCGTACGAGGAGCGGGACGAGCGCGGCGTGCTCACCTACGTCGAGCACCACCGGACGATGGCCGACTGGGTGAACCTGCTGGCGGCCTCCGGCCTGACGATCACCGGGCTGCTGGAGCCGGAGTGGCCCGAGGGGCACGAGCGGGTGTGGGGCGGCTGGAGCCCGCTGCGCGGCCGTCACCTGCCCGGCACGGCCATCTTCAGCTGCGCGAGTACCTAG